From the Scomber scombrus chromosome 22, fScoSco1.1, whole genome shotgun sequence genome, the window TAAtgaaattaattgataattgcagcaataaataagttaaaaccAAGTTTAATCAGACAAGTCGTCCCATTCAGGATGTAAAGAGGCTTTTAATGCAGTTAACACTGTATTCTGCAGGATGTACACTCACTGGTCTCTTTATTAGATACAATCTAATTCAATACAACAACTCTGCTatacattttactttgtttatcattgaggtcatagtgggtgatggaggtgtattagggtgcattatattgactggtggtCCTAATATTTTACctccctcatgtatgttaatgggtggacaaaatattaggaacaccagtcaatataatgcacctcagtatCCCACCACTACTTAGTACAATCCCAGTAATAAACAgtaagtagaattatcactttccgtaaaatgtttccaaaaactgaaaaagtattaacttcataaaagtagaatttatagcagagctgttgtattgaattgaattagattgcacaggtgtacctaatagaGTGTATTTGAATGTCATTAACATGAGTTCCAGTACTTGATGTACATGTTTGATTACTGGCTGTGTTAAAGATCCACTAATGAGCAAAATGTGCTGCGGTGTTAGTACAAAGTAGATCAGGACAGAGGTtaatgaagtgatgaaatgacTCAGACTttatctctcatctctctcctgTTGTTCTCTTCCAGACGACTGGCCTGGTGGGTCTGGCCGTGTCCCAAAACCCTCATGAGGTGAGCAGCTGACAGTGAacgcaccacacacacacacacacacacagttttatgaGTGATAAACTGGGATCTCACAGTGAGTAACACATGGTTCACCAGCAGCTGTGTAACACTGCTCTCCTCTCAGCGTCTCAGGGCTCTGTACACTAAGATTCTGGCGTCGCTGCAGACCATGCCACAAGACGCCGCCTACAGGAAGTACACGGAGCAGCTGGTCAGCGAGAGGTTCGCCCACGTCACAGCGGTAAGTgacggatcagctgagtgaGCAGATAATCAGTATGAAGCTTGTGTGtacgtgggtgtgtgtgttcatgtgataTAAATGTGTCTCCTCACAGGAACCTGATGTAGAGAAGCTGGAGCAGAAGATCAACTGTGGACAAATTGAAGAAGTTATTTTCCAGGTaggtgttttattcttttaatgttGTCAGCACTCTCTCACCAACATTATTGTGAACATGTTTGATATTTCCAGCTGGATCAGGGAGGTAAACATTGTGACAACttcagaaatgacaaaaaaaaaaacactgatgcagCTGATCCAGGTTTAGTCTTTGGTGATTATGACTCTccattagggctgggcgatatggacaaaatcaagtatcacaatatatttgaccaaatacctcgatatcgatattgccaCGATAATATAGAGATGactcttgatgctttcacaaaatatttacactatgaaatgtttgataaataatcatcagtaatgtggttataatgacaaagtgggtaaaaggtaaataacaggacagtctggtaagttcagaaaattacacatttttacagtaacgcaacatttaaaagcaggaaaagacaacattgatgacatatcacgatatcgatatatattgatatattgccctACTCTCCATCATTTCAACCTGTTTTCTAAACATGGTAGCAGGAcctgtttctagtctttatgttaagcttagcccagtggtctccaaccctgcatgttttaagtATCTCCCCACTGTAACACACCTGACTCTAATGAGTAATTCGTTATCAAGCCCATTGACAAGTTAGTAATTAgaacctaaaacatgcaggtcaGTAGCTCTCCATGAGCAGGGTTAGAGACCACTGAGCTAAGCTAACCACGTCCTCTTCTCATGTCACCTGAACAACAAAGTGTGATTATAAAAGCAGTATAGTACACATGATGCTGTATCAGTGttaacttgtgtttgtgtgtgtgttgcaggcgGAGTGTGAGCTGGCTCTGTCCAGGAAGATGTCCGAATGGAAACCGTGGGAGCCGCTGGTAGAAGAGCCTCCTCCCAACCAATGGAAATGGCCCATCTGAATACACCTGTGTATACTGCTGATAAcatactgtctgtgtgtgtgtgtgtgtgagatccaAACCTCTGCTTCTAGTGAagtaataaacaataaaacaaatatttctcAAGAGTCAGATTTATTCACACAGACGCTCACATTCAGTCATCAACCTGATAACAGCAGCCTGCTGTGTACTGAACATGAAGATactgttgaaatgtttttaccTGCTTAAAGATACCATACAGGGAGttaatacagtatgtacagcaTCACATCTGTCTTTACAGGTTTACACATGTTGGATATCTGTATATTCAATCATTCTGGAATtagtttttacagtaaaatgtctCTACTTTGATCAGATTTGGTCCTGCAAGTTAAATTTGGAGTCTCCCACATTTCTGGTTCCACTCTAATTAGAATCAGaagtaaaatgaaaattaaatatcCCATTTATCCCTGCACAACACAGTCAGTGATTCAGTCCAAATGGTAAAAAATGTTATAAGTAATAAATACACATCCAGAGGAAATTTGTAGTGTGCGTAGTGCTAGACCCAATCCCAGTAAACACTATCCTCTGCCTTCATACAAATAAACCAACACCCACAGCTGCTTCACTATCATCACATGTCATGGCCCTCCTCAGGCTCTGACCTCCTGTGCACCACTGGTTgctctctgcagcagctggagcaTGATGGGATAGATAGGTGCAAACTCCTTCCCCTGGCGAGTCCTCACCGACTGCACATAGGCCTCCAGAGCCCCCCTACAGAGGAGCACACAGAGACCatgatgatatgaacacatttcagactggatggaaggaaatgatCATGCCGGGAGGATGAGGCAGAGCTCAGCTTCATTATACGGGGTCTGTAGTCAAACACACCGTAAAAAGAGAAAGTAGCACATCTGGAAATTAACCCAGCTGCAAATACACATTCGTAGTCCACATATAGAAACAAGACTATTTAATTAACTAGTATTATAGTACTATACTATATCACAATGTATAAAGAACAAATCCACAATTCAATAATGGACAAACACTTCAGTATTAGAACTCATATTTAGCATAATAACAGCTTACTGCATATCTGACAATGTCCACATAAAGATTACATGTAATATGTTCATCAATTTATCAGATTTTGAGAGAATTTCCTTCCCCAAAAACTTAATCAGAAATCATTTATCATACAGTTAGATCTATGAGCTTCTATATTACTTCCATCAGATTTTTTACTTTTGGACTGATTCTTGTATGTTGTTCCAGTGAGCTCTGATGATACACAGTCTGAAGTGTGTGACAGTTAGCAGAAATATAGATAAGAGGGCGCTACAACTGCTCACAAATGCTGCCAGTGTGGTATTTGTGGCAGATCAATGCTTTGTATTGACTTTAATGGAAGAGTGTGTTCCTGTACAGAATGTTCACAGCTGCTGAGGGACTGAAATGTGAGGTTTCTGTGAAATGCCCAAACTAAAGAGCATGATACTGGATCAGGACTGTCTGCAAGTTGATAGTCAGCAGAAATGAAGGCCGTTGCATGATGGGATGCTTCTCTCAGAGTTAACCACTAGAGGCTGATCATCCTCCACAGTTTAAACTACTTCTACATGTTTGTTCTCTCTATGGTAATGTGCTGGATGTTAAAGAACACCTGTTTCAGATTAAATACACTCACTTGTTCATTGTGAGGAGTTTAAAGGTCATTGTTGATGGGATGTGTGTTCTTCCTACAGACAGGTGAGGCTTGACTGTATGTGTGGGGTTACCTGATGAGGGAGAGGCGGTCTCTCTCAGAGGGGTGATCATCCAGCCACTGGGAGTAACGAGCGATGGaccactctgctctctgtgagTGATGATAGCCTTTAGTTAGTATAATAACAACCTCAAATGATAATGGCATGCTGTAATTACCTGTTTATGATATGAATATtgtgagagaatgtgtgtgtgtgtgtgtgtgtgtgtgtgtgtacaggccTGGTGAGGTGACTTGAGTTCAGATGGAGATCTGGTGAAGAAGAAGTGCAGCAGGGTGCTGTAGGGGATCAGGTCTCCCACAGCTGGACTGCTGGCTATCAGCTCGCTGGTCTGAAACAGCAGcggcctgaaaacacacacacacacacacacacacacacacagatcagtcACAGCTGGTCTTATTATAGTGACAGTAAATAAGAGCTTTGAGCAATAATTCAAAAAGGTAAACAGCTGATTGAGAgcaggcaagaaaaaaaagcaataaccTCGAGTTCTATAAATAAGTGATCTATATAATTCTGTGAGATCAGTTGGTAACCATAGTAACCCCTGTGGGTGTCAGTGCAGGGGTGCAGGGATTTTCCTCAATcagaaagtgaaaatgtgttttacttcatGTAGTCACACAGTGTTTCTATTTATTCTGTCATTACTGATGCCAGCGGAGGGTCAGTAGTACTTTGTGAATGCAGGGATAATGTATTTAacacatatgtgtgttttagaaTGTGTAGTATTCAAGCAGACGTATTATTTGTGTGAAATGTAATGCAGTGTCATGTTGGCCTGTTTCACTCTTCAGTCTAAATGGGAGTTTTAACTTTAAAAGTAAAGGGCATTTGAAGCTTGTGTCAACAGGAAATCTATCTAAATATTGATGTACGCTTTGAAACCAGTCAACAATAATGAAAGATATATGTGATTTGTAAATTATCTGCTTAAacataatatttaattaattagttcCTATACCAAACTTTGAaccataaatatattttgtgttcctgttttctttagatttgatacaattacagtgaaaatacattcacaatcatacTATATTATAATCTTCTGTTATCTAAAATGAGAACATAACAGCCATTActatttctgttcatttaagTAAGGATAAGTGAGGGATGGCAGCCTTGATGATAACCTTTAACACCCTCtatgtgcaaaaaatgtgtagCAGCTGCAAAAAAATATCATTCTAGAAATATTTCCGTTTTTGGATATTTTGGCCACTGTAGGAGTCATAACATTTAAGGCTTAAAGAATGTGATTTATGCGTTTTTTGACCTAAACAATAAAGGTTAAAGTACAGAAAATAATCTAAATGTTGTTAtagtgcacagacacacaacctgtggaacattttaaatgtcattttttaattgtctgAGTTTGTCTGAGATTAGAATCAGAAGTCTAACAGAGAGATGAGTCCACACCCTGCACGGCTGATACAGCACAGTTTTTATGCAACGCTGTATTTGTGCTAATTGGTTGAACTTTGACACTGAGCTGTACAGACCTGCTGTGATTAAGGATGGAGAATCAATTAATAGAACAAAAGTGTGTTTCTGAATGGAACAATACAATTATATATATCGTAATCATATTAAGACCAAAAACTTGAAATTAAATTAGAAATATTTTCTGGGTGAAATCTGAGACTTCAGATTCAGCTACCAGCTTTGTTACAGAATGCTGTTAGAGTGTCTGCATTGATCTAACAGCTGTTAAAGAACACAGTGTTGCCTGCAGATCTTTGCTAAAAATGACTTTCCTGATGATCAGAACAGATCATGATAACTTATAAAAACCTGTGCTGAGACAAGTGGCACAACTCATTTTTCCTGCTATGATGAACCTTTAATCCTAACTGCTTACTGTTTCTACTTACAAttctacaagaaaaaaaactctttataaTCAAATCCATGTGCACAATATGAATGTGAGTGTTGATCTCCATTATATTTTAACATACACACCTGAAAGAGCGCAGCATCCTGTACGGTTTCCCCAAATCAGACACTCTTCTGCAAAGAGGAGCCACAGCCATCTccatctgacacacacacacccacacacacacacacacaaacacacacaaaactgagCATGAGCAAACAAACCCAGCCATGCATCTCAGTGTGGTTAAGCCAGGACCTCGTTGGCACTGTTGAATCATCTGTCAACCGTCCAGGACAGACGGGACAGTCTAGAAGGAGCCTGGCAAAACATCCGCCTCAGAAAGTAGGTCCTAACCTGCGCAAAGTCTGCAGCCAGCCTCATCTTGCCTCCCTCACCCAGCGGGCGCAGCAGGCTGGCGTGGCGTATGAACAGCTCGATGGCTCTCTTAGCGATGGACTCGGTGCTCTCGTAGATGAAGTCCACGCACTGGAAGTGTCTGAAATAGTCGGCCATCACTCTGGCGATGAAGCCCTGCAGCTCCTTCATGTAGAGAGAGCAGGGAACGTCTGGCTTATCGGGGCTGG encodes:
- the ndufa5 gene encoding NADH dehydrogenase [ubiquinone] 1 alpha subcomplex subunit 5, whose translation is MAGLLKKTTGLVGLAVSQNPHERLRALYTKILASLQTMPQDAAYRKYTEQLVSERFAHVTAEPDVEKLEQKINCGQIEEVIFQAECELALSRKMSEWKPWEPLVEEPPPNQWKWPI